The Candidatus Cloacimonadaceae bacterium genome contains a region encoding:
- a CDS encoding ABC transporter ATP-binding protein, with protein MNNWGGRGGFQSDDLKGKVYDRRLYSRMLKYLKPYLWWVVLSFVILMLVAGAEVVLPLIQRTAIDDYIVSDKSIAVFDSVTEIDAIYHKYAFLKLKRYDYHDKHFLILSAKDRNRINKTDLLDLETSGKLSKKTVYLLVDKPANVAKLNVYFSENHDPHGSAEGLGGWFRINGKTIAIGRDNLKKLPQKQRLEVRSEAAHNLVWLALIFFGIILLRLVSSYFQSVITAYFSQMAMNDLRHDVFAHLQKMPVKYFDQNPVGRLLTRVTNDIRAIDEMLASGVITIIQDVILIVAIITLMLVLNWQLALVSFIILPVVLWVIYEYRRRTRVIYREVRKYLAQLNATLAEHISGQKIIQLFNQYFHKREEFSSINQDYYHTSIKQLKLFAFFRPIIHVSSQVAVAFIIWYGGGQILRNVITIGLLMAFTQYVHKLFEPINDFTEKFNVLQGALAGAERIFDLMDTEPDDYREHLIRNIKLEGEIEFQNVWMAYNTDEWVLKDVSFHIKPGEKVALVGHTGSGKTSIVNLILGMYPYQKGSIRLDGKLLDAYALQDLRSNIGIVQQDVFIFSGNIRENIALNNLQLTDEDIRQVAKYVNADKFIAKLPSGYDEPVMERGATLSTGQRQLIAFARVLAYDPSIFILDEATSNIDTETEILIQDALKKIIEHRSSIIIAHRLSTIQHVDRIIVLHKGEIVEEGSHFDLLDKKGLYHDLYRLQYT; from the coding sequence ATGAACAACTGGGGCGGCAGAGGCGGTTTCCAATCCGACGACCTGAAAGGCAAGGTCTATGACCGCAGGTTGTATTCCCGGATGCTCAAATACCTGAAACCCTATCTGTGGTGGGTGGTTCTCTCTTTTGTGATTCTCATGCTGGTTGCGGGCGCCGAAGTGGTGCTCCCTTTGATCCAAAGAACGGCGATCGACGATTATATCGTTTCCGACAAATCGATCGCGGTCTTTGATAGCGTAACCGAAATCGATGCCATCTACCATAAATATGCGTTTCTGAAACTCAAGCGATATGACTATCACGACAAGCATTTCCTCATCCTCAGCGCCAAGGACAGAAACCGCATCAACAAGACCGATCTGCTCGATCTGGAAACAAGCGGCAAGCTGAGCAAAAAGACCGTCTATCTCCTGGTGGACAAACCCGCAAATGTTGCCAAGCTGAACGTCTATTTCAGCGAAAATCACGATCCCCACGGCAGCGCGGAAGGGCTTGGCGGCTGGTTTCGAATCAATGGCAAAACCATCGCCATCGGGCGCGACAACCTGAAAAAGCTACCCCAAAAACAGCGTCTTGAGGTTCGTAGCGAAGCAGCGCACAACCTCGTCTGGCTGGCGCTTATCTTCTTTGGCATCATTTTGTTGCGCTTGGTTTCCAGCTATTTCCAAAGCGTGATCACCGCCTATTTTTCACAAATGGCGATGAACGATCTGCGCCACGATGTCTTTGCCCATCTGCAAAAGATGCCGGTCAAATACTTCGATCAAAACCCCGTGGGCAGGCTCCTGACCAGAGTGACAAACGACATTCGCGCCATCGACGAAATGCTCGCTTCCGGAGTGATCACCATCATTCAGGACGTGATCCTGATCGTGGCTATCATCACTTTGATGTTGGTGCTAAACTGGCAATTGGCATTGGTGAGCTTTATCATCCTGCCCGTCGTGCTTTGGGTAATCTACGAATACAGACGCCGCACGAGAGTGATCTATCGTGAAGTGCGCAAATATCTTGCACAGCTCAATGCCACGCTCGCGGAACATATCAGCGGGCAGAAGATCATCCAGCTATTCAATCAGTATTTTCACAAGCGGGAGGAGTTTTCCTCCATCAATCAGGACTATTATCACACCTCGATCAAGCAGCTCAAACTCTTTGCTTTTTTCCGTCCCATCATCCACGTGTCCTCACAAGTCGCGGTGGCTTTCATCATCTGGTATGGCGGCGGGCAGATCCTCAGAAACGTGATCACCATCGGGCTCTTGATGGCTTTCACCCAATATGTCCACAAGCTCTTTGAACCGATCAACGACTTCACCGAAAAGTTCAACGTTTTGCAAGGCGCGCTTGCCGGTGCCGAACGCATCTTTGATCTCATGGATACCGAGCCGGACGACTATCGCGAGCACCTAATACGCAATATCAAGCTGGAAGGCGAGATCGAGTTTCAAAACGTCTGGATGGCATATAACACGGACGAATGGGTGCTGAAAGACGTCTCCTTCCACATCAAACCGGGCGAAAAAGTCGCTCTTGTCGGGCACACCGGCAGCGGCAAGACCTCGATCGTGAATCTCATTTTGGGCATGTATCCATATCAGAAGGGCAGTATCCGTCTCGATGGCAAATTGCTGGATGCCTATGCGCTGCAAGACCTGCGCTCCAATATCGGCATCGTCCAACAAGACGTCTTTATCTTCAGCGGAAACATCAGGGAAAACATCGCGCTGAACAACCTCCAGCTCACCGATGAAGATATCCGGCAGGTGGCAAAATATGTGAACGCGGATAAGTTTATCGCCAAACTTCCCTCCGGCTATGACGAACCGGTGATGGAACGCGGCGCCACCCTTTCCACGGGTCAAAGACAGCTCATCGCCTTTGCCCGCGTGCTGGCATACGATCCTTCCATCTTCATCCTCGATGAAGCAACCTCAAATATCGATACCGAAACCGAGATCCTCATCCAGGACGCTCTCAAGAAGATCATCGAACACCGCAGCTCGATCATCATCGCCCACCGCCTTTCCACCATCCAACACGTCGATCGCATCATCGTCTTGCACAAAGGCGAGATCGTCGAAGAGGGTTCCCACTTTGATCTCTTGGATAAAAAGGGCTTGTATCATGATCTCTATCGCTTGCAATATACGTGA
- a CDS encoding ABC transporter ATP-binding protein, producing the protein MRTFDAILPYLKKSYGKIAGGIVMLILVDLVQLAMPKVMQYAIDGIQERRITETGLIWVGLIIFGLAMAVMLLRYFWRVLIIGNSHLIEKHLRQDFYNHLLKLSQNYFNRSKIGDLMAYATNDLNAVRMLLGMGLIAAMDIVLMTIASFAFMGSINWRLTGLAVIPLPLLTITIAYFGKKMHKRFAKVQESFATLSGRLQESISGIRIVKAFVQEKAELRKVDEVSLDYVKQNVSMARISGIFHPFMGFVISTSMIITLFFGGRATIRGEITIGEFIAFFQYLGMLVWPMIAIGWIVDMYQRGTASLKRLNDIFAVQPEIDDKDADTSITAIEGTIEIINLSFRYGEELPLIFDDISTHIDSGKTLAVVGPTGCGKTTLIELLVRIYNPPKGALFIDGKPVHTIPLSVLRRDMVLVPQDIFLFSDTIANNIRLGNPETSIEAVFEAARMAQVYDEIMDFDQKFETLVGERGITLSGGQKQRVAIARALLTNPQVLILDDALSAVDTKTERFILENLIELRKGKTTIIIAHRISSIQHADRIIVIGETVIAESGTHEELIAHRGLYNDLYEKQRIRARLEGEEL; encoded by the coding sequence ATGCGAACATTCGACGCGATTCTTCCATATTTGAAGAAGAGCTACGGCAAGATCGCCGGTGGAATCGTGATGCTGATCTTGGTGGATCTCGTTCAGCTCGCCATGCCAAAGGTGATGCAATATGCCATCGACGGCATCCAGGAGCGCAGGATCACCGAAACAGGATTGATCTGGGTGGGTTTGATCATCTTCGGGCTTGCGATGGCGGTGATGCTGCTCAGATATTTCTGGCGTGTCCTGATCATCGGCAATTCTCACCTGATCGAAAAGCATCTGCGGCAGGATTTTTACAACCATCTGCTGAAGCTTTCTCAAAACTATTTCAACCGCAGCAAGATCGGGGACCTGATGGCGTATGCCACCAACGATCTGAACGCCGTGCGCATGCTTTTGGGCATGGGACTGATCGCCGCGATGGACATCGTGTTGATGACGATCGCCTCCTTCGCCTTCATGGGTTCGATCAATTGGCGTCTGACCGGTTTGGCGGTGATTCCGCTACCGCTTTTGACCATCACCATCGCCTATTTCGGCAAGAAGATGCACAAGCGCTTTGCCAAGGTGCAGGAAAGCTTTGCCACGCTCAGCGGCAGGCTACAGGAAAGCATTTCCGGCATCCGCATCGTGAAGGCATTCGTGCAGGAAAAAGCCGAGCTCAGGAAAGTGGACGAAGTCTCTCTGGACTATGTGAAACAAAACGTCTCGATGGCGAGGATCTCCGGCATCTTTCATCCTTTCATGGGATTTGTGATCAGCACTTCGATGATCATCACCCTTTTCTTTGGCGGCAGAGCGACCATTCGCGGAGAGATCACCATTGGCGAATTCATCGCCTTTTTCCAATACCTCGGGATGCTGGTCTGGCCAATGATCGCCATCGGCTGGATCGTGGATATGTATCAACGTGGAACTGCTTCGCTGAAACGGCTGAACGATATCTTTGCCGTGCAGCCGGAGATCGATGACAAAGATGCGGACACATCCATCACCGCCATCGAGGGCACCATCGAGATCATAAACCTCAGCTTCCGTTATGGTGAAGAACTGCCTTTGATCTTTGACGACATCAGCACGCACATCGATTCCGGCAAAACCCTCGCCGTAGTAGGCCCCACCGGCTGTGGAAAAACGACGTTGATCGAGCTTTTAGTCCGCATCTACAATCCCCCCAAGGGCGCTCTTTTCATCGATGGCAAACCGGTGCACACCATACCTCTTTCCGTGCTCAGAAGAGACATGGTGCTCGTGCCGCAGGATATTTTCCTCTTTTCGGATACGATCGCCAACAACATCCGTCTCGGCAATCCCGAAACTTCGATCGAAGCTGTGTTTGAAGCCGCACGCATGGCTCAGGTCTATGATGAGATCATGGATTTTGACCAGAAGTTTGAGACCCTCGTCGGCGAACGCGGCATCACGCTTTCCGGAGGGCAAAAACAGCGCGTCGCCATCGCCAGAGCGCTGCTCACCAATCCTCAGGTACTGATCCTGGACGATGCCCTTTCCGCGGTGGATACCAAGACGGAGCGCTTTATCCTGGAAAACTTGATCGAGCTGCGCAAAGGCAAGACCACGATCATCATCGCCCACAGAATTTCCTCCATTCAGCATGCCGACCGCATCATCGTGATCGGAGAAACCGTCATTGCCGAAAGCGGCACGCACGAAGAGCTCATCGCCCATCGCGGTCTCTACAACGACCTCTATGAAAAGCAAAGAATCCGGGCTCGTCTCGAAGGGGAGGAATTATGA
- a CDS encoding choice-of-anchor D domain-containing protein gives MKQNLVIILFLAFVLGTFSVAHAQLSGTIDIGTGQTYTTLAAAISALNTQGVGVPGVTLNLLAGNPETSPNGGYSITTLTGASDRPIVIRGNNNIITAPETHTVGAINDAIFKIIGGDWITIQGFDMREHSAARVYTAASNNMTEFGVALFYATATNGCKNITIQNNLITLERLYQNSFGIYSNSRHTATAMTTAADITSTDGANDNLKIYSNIISNVNMGIIVVGSLTGDFMAPGLDIGGSGVGTANTISNFGNTGTFSGYISVSGSVNGILINNQQNFNISYNQITSSIGGTTAGTLRGIYVQTTGTLPTTGSFTRTILYNNVSVRSAVAAGTMVGIANEGGNLTTTIDINYNNFHTTTHTLAATGAITFISQIGACQTQRVLDNTFTNISMNTTGAVILINTGNTMPASGVQNVNYNRIVGTFTKTVAGGNLTGIVTNSSSPAGSNSSMTYNNFSNITVSGTSVVTGIQNTDGGAPSKTITFNTFENWTGGTGLLNPLNINYNGASSISDNLINNIVGTGAVTGILIGSSGQSTPPVTVDVARNTVQTLRGTGTVTGISSACPNSETNIFRNSVKDLTGNGTAGLSYGLVVIGGAIHNVYNNVICNLKAPDNTGTVASINTIRLTGGTTNNISYNTTYLDATGSSANFSTASLFISAGDNTLLNNIFVNKSVPGSTGRTVVIWKTTAGNANIGAGSATNIYHAGDELENQLIGYFVATPYISLANYKAALVDRDLSSYWEDVAFVNAAACDLRINPGRETRVESNATYIATILRDFLHVLRHGSRPDIGAYEGDYMPVLMPPATPIYVSPGAGISGVAINAPLVWSANPEGGTPASYDVRFGVVNPPGFAINVATTSYNPAKLFNQLYYWQVKAYNAQGESDWTVVRDFTTATGIPVLTYPGVDAIGIPEQLTFTWGAIAGVSGYKIKIGTTSGGSQVANMVPCATNSYVRAVPLAYNTLHFWSVYSVNGAQEVQSLERSFTTRPDPTISNFPWTETFEANSPSRVNWSQIQEVGTKVWTYATGAGGGNITTARSGTLNARFTATSGGPWRTKLVSPPINLSANPVHKLSFWYGQQLWSPDQNELKVFYRTSPSSSWVEIAHYTTDVNVWTLVPNLALPNPSATYQIAFEGIDKYGYANVLDDVMVEVVSTSPVFEITPNSKNFGDVQIGTTTAPTVFTIRNAGGGILIINPPISITGTDAERFILTDTNSYPKELTANQTMTVSVAFQPGTIGDKVASLRVVDNIDVKQERLFGLSGKGVDNTVYNLPKIFTFTPATDVNGWMVFASSPAVSGLWSLPNANLAGGTAPELHHHYPSGDVSGQWTRLVSPPIAVSGLAQVTIKFRHWFDVYGTGLNLQFQYSYNAVDWTPLWNVNATTNLGPEELTFPITMAKADRLYLSWYTFGNQYNIDSWDIDNIRILPPNTQVNQTTAAAGVANVAVPPIIDESNSNTINASVNITNLTPPNALVNVSIGYADYSLYNAGLSFVLSGTTFGGTTVVVTHDLGFIPVQIAYRIGTGAWIMVMAQPSWTTTTVTIVIPGKMGKNDDDVTFVFPQAPEQTLPVELASFTATFDVSMFVKIAWVTASETNHLGYNILRGDSNNVGNAIQLNQNVITPADGVALGTQMSYKFIDNEIYNNETYYYWLESVDLDGTSNLHGPITVLVTLDPEDPGTPPIPLFTKLMEAYPNPFNPSTKISYSLKEAGKVRIEVYNVKGQMIRTYDNDHSTPGYYHILWDGKDTSGRNVSSGLYLYRMISGNYRESKKMVLAK, from the coding sequence ATGAAACAAAATCTCGTTATCATCCTGTTCCTGGCATTTGTACTGGGAACATTCTCCGTCGCTCACGCGCAACTAAGCGGGACCATTGACATCGGGACGGGGCAAACTTACACCACCCTTGCCGCGGCAATCTCTGCCCTGAACACTCAGGGCGTGGGAGTCCCCGGGGTCACGCTGAACCTGCTGGCAGGCAATCCTGAAACCTCACCTAACGGCGGATACAGCATCACCACCCTCACCGGGGCGAGCGATAGACCCATCGTCATCCGGGGCAACAACAACATCATCACCGCACCCGAAACTCACACGGTCGGTGCGATCAATGACGCCATCTTCAAGATCATCGGCGGTGACTGGATCACGATCCAAGGTTTCGATATGCGCGAACATAGCGCTGCACGCGTTTACACTGCGGCGTCGAACAACATGACCGAATTCGGTGTGGCACTTTTTTATGCCACTGCCACAAATGGTTGCAAAAACATCACTATCCAGAACAATTTGATCACGTTGGAACGCCTTTATCAAAACAGCTTCGGCATCTATTCCAACAGCCGTCATACCGCTACAGCAATGACAACTGCAGCGGACATCACATCCACAGACGGCGCCAACGATAACCTCAAGATTTACAGCAACATCATATCCAATGTAAACATGGGAATCATAGTGGTTGGCTCTCTTACAGGTGATTTTATGGCGCCCGGCTTGGATATCGGCGGCAGCGGCGTTGGAACTGCCAATACGATCAGTAATTTTGGCAATACCGGAACCTTCAGCGGATACATTTCCGTATCCGGCTCGGTGAATGGTATCCTGATCAACAACCAGCAGAACTTCAATATTTCTTATAATCAGATCACCAGCTCCATCGGTGGAACTACAGCGGGCACGCTGCGCGGTATTTATGTCCAAACTACCGGTACACTGCCCACAACCGGTTCTTTCACCAGAACGATTCTCTATAACAACGTCTCGGTTCGCTCTGCGGTCGCCGCAGGCACCATGGTTGGCATCGCGAATGAGGGTGGAAATCTGACAACTACGATTGATATCAACTACAATAATTTCCACACAACTACGCACACCTTAGCTGCTACAGGCGCTATCACCTTCATCTCCCAAATCGGCGCTTGCCAGACACAGAGGGTGCTTGACAACACATTCACCAATATCAGCATGAACACGACGGGTGCCGTCATTCTGATCAATACCGGCAATACGATGCCTGCAAGCGGTGTTCAGAATGTCAATTACAACCGCATCGTCGGCACTTTTACAAAAACTGTGGCAGGCGGCAATTTGACGGGGATAGTCACGAATTCTTCTTCTCCCGCCGGCTCAAACTCAAGCATGACTTATAATAATTTCTCCAATATCACGGTTTCGGGCACTTCAGTGGTGACCGGAATCCAGAACACCGATGGCGGCGCCCCCAGTAAAACCATAACTTTCAACACCTTTGAAAACTGGACTGGCGGAACCGGATTGCTCAACCCCTTGAATATCAACTACAATGGTGCCTCTTCAATTTCGGACAATTTGATCAACAACATCGTGGGAACAGGAGCTGTCACCGGTATCTTGATCGGCTCGTCTGGACAGTCAACTCCTCCGGTTACGGTTGATGTAGCCCGCAATACCGTCCAAACTCTCAGAGGGACTGGAACTGTTACCGGAATCTCCTCTGCCTGTCCCAATTCAGAGACAAACATTTTCAGGAACAGTGTGAAAGATCTCACCGGTAACGGTACTGCAGGTCTATCATACGGTCTTGTTGTCATCGGCGGAGCGATCCATAACGTCTATAACAACGTTATCTGCAATTTGAAGGCTCCGGATAACACAGGCACTGTCGCTTCCATCAATACAATCCGGCTCACAGGTGGAACGACAAACAATATTTCTTATAATACCACGTATTTGGATGCTACAGGTAGCAGCGCCAATTTCTCCACAGCATCGCTCTTTATCAGCGCAGGTGACAACACATTGCTGAACAATATCTTCGTAAATAAGAGCGTTCCCGGCAGTACCGGCAGAACGGTTGTAATCTGGAAAACCACAGCAGGCAACGCTAACATCGGCGCCGGCTCCGCCACCAATATCTACCATGCCGGAGATGAACTCGAGAACCAGCTAATCGGTTATTTCGTTGCAACTCCGTATATCAGTCTGGCAAATTACAAAGCTGCGCTCGTGGATCGGGATCTTAGCTCATATTGGGAAGATGTGGCGTTTGTGAATGCCGCAGCATGTGACCTGCGTATCAATCCCGGCCGTGAGACCCGCGTGGAAAGCAATGCCACTTATATCGCTACCATATTGAGGGACTTCCTCCATGTGCTGCGTCACGGGAGCAGACCTGATATAGGCGCCTACGAAGGTGACTATATGCCTGTGCTTATGCCTCCGGCAACACCGATCTACGTCAGTCCGGGAGCGGGCATCTCGGGCGTGGCAATCAACGCACCGCTCGTCTGGAGCGCTAATCCCGAGGGCGGGACTCCCGCCAGCTACGATGTGCGTTTCGGTGTAGTCAATCCTCCGGGTTTTGCCATTAATGTTGCCACCACTTCCTACAACCCTGCCAAGCTGTTCAACCAGCTCTATTACTGGCAAGTGAAGGCATACAACGCCCAAGGCGAATCCGACTGGACAGTTGTCCGCGACTTCACCACTGCCACCGGCATTCCGGTGCTCACCTACCCCGGAGTGGACGCTATCGGTATCCCGGAACAGCTTACTTTCACCTGGGGTGCTATTGCCGGTGTGAGCGGATATAAGATCAAAATCGGCACCACCTCCGGTGGCTCGCAAGTTGCCAATATGGTCCCCTGCGCCACCAACAGCTATGTGCGCGCAGTTCCTCTGGCATATAATACTCTCCATTTCTGGTCGGTATATTCCGTCAACGGCGCTCAGGAAGTGCAAAGCTTGGAACGCAGTTTCACCACCAGACCTGACCCCACGATCTCTAATTTCCCTTGGACCGAGACCTTCGAAGCTAATTCTCCCTCCCGGGTTAACTGGTCGCAGATCCAAGAGGTCGGAACTAAAGTCTGGACTTATGCAACCGGCGCCGGCGGCGGCAATATTACTACCGCCCGTTCCGGGACATTGAATGCCAGATTTACCGCAACTTCAGGAGGACCGTGGAGAACCAAATTAGTCAGCCCTCCCATTAACCTGAGCGCCAATCCTGTTCATAAATTATCCTTCTGGTATGGTCAACAATTATGGTCTCCCGACCAAAATGAATTGAAGGTCTTTTATCGGACTAGTCCCAGCTCAAGCTGGGTCGAAATCGCTCACTATACTACCGATGTAAACGTTTGGACATTAGTGCCGAATCTTGCGTTACCGAATCCCAGCGCCACATATCAGATTGCCTTTGAAGGCATTGATAAATATGGTTATGCGAATGTGCTGGATGATGTCATGGTGGAAGTTGTCTCTACTTCACCGGTTTTCGAGATCACTCCCAACAGCAAGAACTTCGGTGATGTGCAGATCGGTACTACTACTGCACCGACTGTCTTTACGATCCGTAACGCCGGTGGGGGAATCCTCATAATCAATCCCCCGATCAGCATCACAGGTACTGATGCCGAACGCTTTATCCTCACTGATACGAATAGCTATCCGAAAGAGCTGACTGCGAACCAGACGATGACCGTTTCGGTCGCTTTCCAGCCCGGAACGATTGGCGACAAGGTTGCCAGCTTGCGGGTAGTGGATAATATCGATGTGAAGCAAGAGCGTCTGTTTGGTTTGAGCGGGAAAGGAGTCGATAACACCGTTTATAACCTGCCCAAGATCTTCACTTTCACACCGGCAACGGATGTGAACGGATGGATGGTCTTTGCATCGAGTCCGGCTGTTTCCGGTCTCTGGAGCCTTCCCAATGCAAACCTTGCCGGAGGCACAGCACCCGAACTCCATCATCATTACCCGTCCGGCGACGTTAGCGGCCAATGGACACGTCTGGTATCACCTCCGATTGCCGTGAGCGGGCTTGCCCAAGTGACGATCAAATTCCGGCATTGGTTCGATGTATATGGAACCGGTCTCAACCTGCAATTCCAGTATTCTTACAATGCAGTGGACTGGACACCTCTGTGGAACGTCAATGCGACCACGAATTTGGGTCCGGAAGAATTGACCTTCCCCATCACCATGGCAAAGGCAGACCGGCTCTATCTATCCTGGTACACCTTCGGAAATCAGTATAACATTGATTCCTGGGATATAGACAACATCCGTATCCTGCCTCCCAATACCCAGGTGAACCAGACTACCGCAGCAGCCGGAGTGGCAAACGTAGCCGTGCCTCCAATCATTGATGAATCCAACAGTAATACTATTAATGCTTCAGTGAATATCACCAATCTAACCCCTCCCAATGCGCTCGTCAACGTAAGCATCGGATATGCAGATTACTCACTGTATAATGCCGGATTGAGCTTTGTCTTATCCGGCACCACCTTTGGCGGTACCACAGTAGTAGTGACGCACGATCTGGGATTCATTCCAGTACAGATTGCTTACCGCATTGGTACCGGAGCTTGGATCATGGTCATGGCTCAACCGTCCTGGACAACCACCACCGTCACAATTGTCATTCCTGGAAAGATGGGTAAAAATGACGATGATGTCACCTTTGTGTTCCCACAGGCACCCGAACAAACCCTGCCGGTGGAGCTTGCATCCTTCACAGCCACCTTCGATGTGAGCATGTTCGTCAAGATCGCCTGGGTGACGGCTTCCGAAACCAACCATCTGGGATATAACATCCTGCGCGGAGACAGCAACAACGTGGGCAACGCCATCCAGCTCAACCAAAACGTGATCACGCCCGCCGATGGAGTCGCCCTCGGCACCCAGATGAGCTACAAATTCATCGACAACGAGATCTACAACAACGAAACCTATTACTATTGGTTGGAAAGTGTCGATCTGGATGGAACTTCGAACCTGCACGGACCGATCACGGTCTTGGTGACCCTCGATCCCGAGGATCCCGGAACACCTCCTATTCCTCTGTTTACAAAGCTGATGGAAGCGTACCCCAATCCCTTCAATCCCAGCACAAAAATCAGCTATAGCTTGAAGGAAGCGGGCAAAGTCCGCATCGAAGTCTATAACGTCAAGGGTCAGATGATCCGCACCTATGATAATGACCACAGCACACCCGGCTATTACCACATTCTGTGGGACGGCAAAGACACCTCCGGCAGAAACGTGAGCAGCGGTCTCTACCTCTATCGTATGATCAGCGGCAACTATCGCGAATCCAAGAAGATGGTGCTGGCGAAATAA
- the gcvH gene encoding glycine cleavage system protein GcvH, producing MLVHDDLYYTESHEWVRVIDDLAIIGITDFAQHELGDIVFVELPEMGVNVSAGEPCGSIEAVKAVEDFISPVSGKIEERNSDLEDSPDLMNKSPFEEGWLIKVRLSNTDELENLLTAQEYKKLIEP from the coding sequence ATGCTGGTACATGATGACCTTTATTATACCGAGAGCCATGAATGGGTGAGAGTCATTGACGATCTTGCCATCATCGGGATTACCGATTTTGCCCAACACGAATTGGGAGACATTGTTTTTGTCGAATTACCCGAAATGGGCGTCAACGTTTCCGCCGGCGAGCCCTGCGGTTCGATCGAAGCCGTGAAAGCGGTGGAAGACTTCATCAGCCCGGTCAGCGGCAAGATCGAAGAACGTAATAGCGATCTGGAAGACAGCCCGGACTTGATGAACAAATCCCCCTTTGAAGAAGGCTGGTTGATCAAAGTGCGTCTGAGCAACACAGACGAGCTGGAAAACCTGCTAACCGCGCAGGAATACAAGAAACTCATCGAACCCTGA
- the gmk gene encoding guanylate kinase, whose product MIEKNKSFLIILSAPSGGGKSTILTEVLKRSDVIDYSVSYTTRAPRGAEQTAVHYHFVSESDFFLRSTAGDFLEQAKVFDNWYATSISYIQSRLEKQRHVIMDIDVQGAAQISSSNVPYVKIFIIPPSMEVLKDRLIKRNTDSMPEIEKRLGIARDELKYIPSYDYLVINDDLDQAVNEVLAIISAEENRVYRYREPINGFLGQEIQK is encoded by the coding sequence GTGATCGAAAAAAACAAGAGCTTTTTAATCATCCTCTCCGCTCCCTCCGGTGGCGGGAAAAGCACGATCCTCACTGAAGTGCTCAAACGATCCGACGTCATCGATTATTCCGTTTCCTACACCACCCGTGCGCCGCGGGGAGCAGAACAAACCGCAGTCCACTATCACTTTGTGAGCGAATCAGATTTTTTTCTGCGCAGCACTGCGGGTGATTTTCTCGAGCAAGCGAAGGTCTTTGACAACTGGTATGCCACCTCGATCAGCTATATCCAAAGCCGTCTGGAAAAACAGCGGCACGTGATCATGGATATCGACGTGCAGGGCGCCGCGCAGATCAGTTCTTCAAACGTGCCCTACGTGAAGATTTTCATCATCCCTCCTTCGATGGAGGTTTTGAAAGACCGGTTGATCAAGCGCAACACCGATTCCATGCCGGAGATCGAAAAGCGGCTCGGTATTGCACGCGATGAATTGAAATACATCCCCAGCTACGATTACTTAGTGATAAACGATGATCTGGACCAAGCCGTCAATGAGGTATTGGCGATCATCAGCGCGGAAGAAAACCGCGTTTACAGATACCGGGAGCCGATCAACGGCTTCCTCGGACAGGAGATACAAAAATGA
- a CDS encoding uracil-DNA glycosylase, which produces MSNRAIKQQLELLRNSGIHEIYAPVSDKAKLLGSLKLKYANCTKCALHTGRNLLVYGEGDPNAIAMIIGEAPGEQENQSGRPFVGAAGGLLERMLLAINLTREQVYIANIVKCRPPGNRNPDAGEREACLPYLIEQIGIIQPRIFLFLGLVAAQTLLQAKGTLESLRLERHEFCGIRAFVTYHPAALLRNENWKRPAWEDLQEFQKEYIKLQER; this is translated from the coding sequence ATGAGCAATCGCGCCATCAAACAGCAGCTCGAGCTGCTGCGAAACAGCGGAATCCATGAGATTTACGCGCCGGTGAGCGACAAAGCCAAGCTGTTGGGCAGCTTGAAGCTCAAATATGCCAATTGCACAAAGTGCGCTCTTCACACCGGGCGCAATTTGCTTGTCTATGGCGAAGGCGATCCAAACGCGATCGCTATGATCATCGGAGAAGCACCCGGCGAGCAGGAAAACCAGAGCGGCAGACCCTTCGTGGGAGCAGCCGGCGGCTTGTTGGAAAGAATGCTCCTCGCCATCAACCTCACCCGCGAGCAAGTCTATATCGCGAACATCGTCAAATGCCGTCCTCCCGGAAACCGCAATCCTGATGCCGGAGAGCGCGAAGCCTGCCTGCCCTATCTGATCGAGCAAATCGGCATCATTCAACCCCGCATCTTTCTCTTTCTGGGCTTGGTGGCGGCACAGACATTGCTCCAGGCGAAAGGCACCTTGGAAAGCCTGCGCTTGGAAAGACACGAGTTTTGCGGCATCAGAGCTTTCGTGACCTATCATCCCGCCGCGCTGCTCAGAAACGAAAACTGGAAAAGACCCGCCTGGGAAGATTTGCAGGAATTTCAAAAGGAATATATCAAGCTTCAGGAAAGGTAA